One genomic segment of candidate division KSB1 bacterium includes these proteins:
- a CDS encoding PAS domain-containing sensor histidine kinase → MATDGKDLDCSGVLVLFLGRGMWCLWEEGLGDSSGDILRADWLLSEVIERIPAAIAIIDPRGRLLAMNACQEQLAGQRRDSLIGCSIGEVLPFAEVDWPPRFRTAADPCKPKDHTPEPGQREWIFPTSRGQVRVWPICDAGDLSGFLAVTEPTRESSGLDESDLVQRVIAVFPRPIALVDDHCQVHAWSRTLQALTPAANFGTARPSCRDLLCRGEWSCGGCAIRTAVTAIGTNAATSRHGASSSSTIIARPIGAASGPMCSALVEVLTGPTAAHILSTPKDGPQDRARVGPGRSFELGEAALRACGIAVLVVERAARVVDQFGHVTVRADVHQEASLLERWLGAEGAAVVKAAISHGRPFVGTPRPGSARTVVLPVLFPDDKSGAVVALNAKPVNEEGMVDRDSLLQRLTCFAELGAALAHEVNNALNAIAHRIDCLRIELSDGIDEAKAEAEVALVKEDVRRIAFATKELLQIATPASEEPSPVDINSVVLRALATSQAAAPECSLVLSKALRPDIPAVWGWETDLERCIRNIVDNAVEAMGGEGRLAVATRWIPETGEVEVSVTDTGEGIPAAHLDRAREPFFTTRKYRRALGLGLATAYQVALRHGGDLQIENVAPRGTRVTVTLQAGDRSVSRGIPHGADKKVPMGPFPIPGMVSDRSERGGVR, encoded by the coding sequence ATGGCGACTGACGGCAAGGACCTGGACTGCTCCGGTGTCCTTGTTCTTTTTTTGGGCCGTGGGATGTGGTGCTTGTGGGAGGAAGGGTTGGGCGACAGCAGCGGCGACATCCTGCGTGCTGACTGGCTCCTGAGTGAGGTCATCGAGCGGATACCGGCGGCAATCGCAATCATTGACCCACGCGGGCGCCTGCTGGCGATGAATGCCTGCCAGGAACAACTTGCCGGCCAGAGGCGCGATTCGCTTATTGGTTGCTCGATAGGCGAGGTTTTGCCCTTTGCTGAAGTCGATTGGCCCCCTCGCTTCAGGACGGCTGCCGATCCGTGCAAGCCAAAGGATCATACTCCAGAGCCTGGTCAGAGGGAGTGGATTTTTCCCACCAGCCGAGGCCAAGTGAGGGTGTGGCCCATCTGCGATGCCGGCGACCTCAGCGGTTTCCTCGCGGTCACGGAACCGACGCGGGAAAGTAGCGGACTTGACGAGTCTGACTTGGTGCAGAGGGTCATTGCCGTTTTTCCTCGGCCGATCGCACTTGTTGATGACCATTGTCAAGTGCATGCCTGGAGCCGCACGTTGCAAGCCCTCACGCCGGCAGCAAACTTTGGCACCGCGCGCCCGTCATGTCGGGACCTGCTCTGCCGGGGAGAGTGGTCCTGCGGGGGTTGTGCCATCAGGACTGCAGTGACTGCTATTGGCACCAACGCCGCCACGAGCCGTCATGGCGCAAGCAGCAGCTCGACGATAATTGCCCGACCCATCGGTGCTGCCAGCGGTCCGATGTGCAGCGCCCTGGTGGAGGTGCTGACCGGGCCTACCGCGGCCCACATCCTCTCGACGCCTAAGGACGGACCGCAGGACCGTGCTCGTGTGGGCCCAGGACGCTCCTTCGAGCTGGGCGAGGCAGCGCTCCGAGCCTGTGGCATAGCCGTCTTGGTGGTCGAGAGGGCCGCACGCGTCGTGGACCAGTTTGGACATGTCACAGTGCGTGCGGATGTGCATCAAGAGGCGAGCCTCCTGGAAAGGTGGCTGGGGGCGGAAGGAGCAGCAGTGGTGAAAGCAGCCATCAGCCACGGGAGGCCATTCGTCGGTACCCCCAGACCAGGGTCAGCAAGAACAGTGGTGCTTCCCGTGCTCTTCCCTGACGACAAGAGCGGCGCGGTGGTGGCGCTCAATGCGAAGCCGGTGAACGAAGAAGGCATGGTGGACCGCGATTCACTTTTGCAGAGGCTCACCTGCTTCGCAGAGCTCGGAGCAGCACTGGCCCATGAGGTGAACAATGCCCTCAACGCTATCGCGCATCGCATCGATTGTCTGCGGATCGAGCTGAGCGACGGTATTGATGAAGCAAAGGCGGAAGCGGAAGTGGCGCTGGTCAAGGAGGATGTTCGTCGCATCGCCTTTGCCACCAAGGAGTTACTCCAGATTGCCACCCCGGCTTCCGAGGAGCCTTCCCCAGTAGACATCAACAGCGTGGTCTTGCGGGCGCTAGCCACCTCGCAGGCGGCAGCGCCGGAGTGCAGCCTGGTTCTGAGCAAGGCTCTTCGGCCTGACATCCCTGCCGTCTGGGGGTGGGAGACAGACTTGGAGCGCTGTATCCGCAACATCGTGGATAACGCCGTGGAAGCCATGGGCGGCGAGGGGAGGCTTGCCGTGGCTACACGCTGGATTCCTGAAACCGGCGAGGTGGAGGTCTCTGTCACCGACACAGGCGAGGGCATTCCGGCCGCGCACTTGGATCGCGCCCGAGAGCCGTTCTTCACCACCAGAAAGTACAGGCGGGCCTTGGGCCTTGGTCTTGCGACGGCCTATCAGGTCGCCTTGCGCCATGGCGGCGATTTGCAGATCGAGAACGTTGCCCCGCGCGGCACAAGGGTGACGGTGACCCTCCAGGCCGGCGACCGCAGCGTGAGCCGAGGCATTCCACATGGCGCCGACAAGAAGGTACCAATGGGCCCTTTCCCGATCCCTGGGATGGTGAGCGATAGGAGCGAGCGCGGTGGAGTCAGATAA
- a CDS encoding 1-acyl-sn-glycerol-3-phosphate acyltransferase produces MAQIVSALLWMWGGLLLGVFGSTIVLASFVLPMRTYDPLLKWMCRTLLKAIGIRVCVQGLEQIRRDKTYLFMSNHVNIFDVFVLGGYLPQLVRGVELESHFRWLFYGMVIKRIGNIPISHHQPFRAMHSLRRAEEALRKGISIVLLPEGHRTLDGRLRPFKRAPFDMARHAGVDLVPVAMVNAFSINRKGSWLIRPGSLTLRIGEPLPYPKLHAMSSVSLKEAVRDKIAQLLNANEPG; encoded by the coding sequence GTGGCACAGATAGTCTCAGCGCTGCTGTGGATGTGGGGCGGGCTGCTCCTGGGAGTCTTCGGGAGCACCATTGTGCTTGCCAGCTTCGTTCTTCCCATGCGCACCTATGACCCGCTGCTCAAATGGATGTGTCGTACTTTGCTAAAGGCCATCGGCATTCGCGTATGCGTCCAAGGTTTGGAGCAGATCCGTCGGGACAAAACCTATCTCTTCATGAGCAACCACGTGAACATCTTCGACGTCTTCGTGCTCGGTGGTTACCTGCCCCAGCTGGTGCGGGGCGTTGAGCTGGAGAGCCATTTCCGATGGTTATTCTACGGGATGGTCATCAAGCGGATCGGCAACATTCCCATCAGCCATCATCAACCCTTCAGGGCCATGCACAGCCTGCGCCGGGCCGAGGAGGCGCTCCGCAAAGGTATCTCCATCGTCCTGCTCCCCGAAGGGCATCGCACTCTCGATGGCCGCCTCCGGCCCTTCAAGCGGGCACCGTTCGACATGGCGCGCCATGCAGGCGTGGATCTGGTGCCCGTGGCCATGGTCAACGCGTTCAGCATCAACCGCAAGGGGAGCTGGTTGATTCGTCCTGGCAGTCTCACGCTGCGCATAGGCGAGCCTCTCCCCTACCCAAAGCTGCATGCCATGAGCAGCGTCTCCCTCAAGGAGGCAGTGCGCGACAAGATCGCCCAGCTCCTAAATGCAAACGAGCCAGGATGA
- a CDS encoding diacylglycerol kinase family lipid kinase: MTVALIINPVAGNGRGRKAGQRTVAALTQKGVECKTLVSEYSGHAVRLAEELDPSAFEAVVCVGGDGTVFEVVNGLLHAEAPPSTTLGVVPVGSGNSLSQDLGVFGDFAGAIEALLDKQSRAVDVAWFSADGQRYFFLNMLGFGFVSDVCYAAARYKVVRHFSYVLGVFQITASLSHYHLELTVDGKTYERTNCFVEICNSRYTAGTMLMAPQAAIDDGHLDVVILNRISRRKLLRSFPRIFRGTHLELPEVETFRGQHIVAVTDRPKVLAPDGELLGSTPIEVGILPKRLQVLGKWHR; encoded by the coding sequence GTGACAGTGGCGCTGATTATCAACCCGGTGGCAGGCAACGGGCGAGGTCGCAAAGCAGGACAGCGGACGGTCGCCGCGCTGACGCAGAAAGGCGTCGAGTGCAAGACGCTTGTGTCTGAGTATTCCGGCCATGCAGTGCGTCTTGCAGAGGAGCTCGACCCCTCCGCCTTCGAGGCCGTCGTCTGCGTGGGCGGCGATGGAACGGTCTTCGAGGTGGTCAACGGCCTCCTCCATGCGGAAGCACCACCCTCCACCACGTTGGGCGTAGTGCCGGTGGGCAGCGGCAACTCTTTGTCGCAGGACCTCGGCGTCTTCGGCGACTTTGCCGGGGCAATCGAGGCGCTTCTCGACAAGCAGAGCAGAGCTGTCGATGTGGCTTGGTTTAGTGCCGATGGGCAACGCTACTTCTTCCTCAACATGCTCGGCTTTGGCTTCGTCTCGGATGTCTGCTATGCAGCTGCCCGTTACAAGGTAGTGCGCCACTTTAGCTACGTCCTGGGCGTCTTTCAGATTACGGCGTCGCTCTCGCACTACCACCTCGAACTCACGGTGGACGGAAAGACTTACGAGAGGACCAACTGCTTCGTGGAGATATGCAACTCCCGCTACACTGCCGGCACCATGCTGATGGCGCCACAAGCAGCCATCGATGACGGTCATCTGGATGTGGTCATCCTGAATCGCATCTCCCGCCGCAAACTGCTTCGCTCTTTTCCTCGCATCTTTCGCGGCACACACCTGGAGCTGCCAGAGGTGGAGACTTTTCGAGGGCAGCACATCGTCGCGGTCACCGACCGCCCAAAGGTGCTCGCCCCTGATGGCGAACTGCTCGGCTCCACGCCCATCGAGGTCGGTATCCTTCCCAAACGCTTGCAGGTGTTGGGCAAGTGGCACAGATAG
- a CDS encoding MFS transporter, whose product MEQTVHAQISSTKEVGEERGHPYQVLAAVMLGGIMGPIDGSIVNVVLPTIGASFGVPISTVQWVPMSYLLTISSLLMFFGRLGVIVGYRRVYLWGLGGFVLASVMCGLAPTAPWLIGCRALQGLAAGMMMAVPFAIITASFPPEERGKALGINAISISAGLAIGPSLGSLITSLLGWRFVFLVNLPIGIAGLFFAARTLPSIRGESGGIDWTGAISGSLALLGLLLFVNRAQTGDPSVLAWCTLVLAILAGAFFLGAEKKAPSPLLDLGLFANVVFSLGLLAALLSFMSQYVLVFLTPFYLHRVLSLPPNKVGLVMTASPLAVMLIAAFSGWLSDRVGTRTLACVGAGVSSIALALMAQLPANALPREVALRLALFGLGTGIFQSPNNSAVMGSVPKPRLGTASGMLATMRNVGMVLGVALAGLVVYALAPPEVLRKASLTPMEAQTFLHAFRHALAVGSLLSAGAAVVSLARRAR is encoded by the coding sequence GTGGAACAAACAGTTCACGCCCAAATCAGTTCAACCAAGGAGGTCGGGGAAGAACGCGGTCACCCCTACCAGGTGTTGGCCGCCGTGATGTTGGGAGGCATCATGGGGCCCATCGACGGGAGCATCGTCAACGTCGTCTTGCCGACTATCGGCGCTTCCTTCGGTGTGCCGATCTCGACGGTGCAGTGGGTGCCCATGAGCTACTTGCTGACCATAAGCAGCCTGCTGATGTTCTTCGGTCGGCTTGGCGTCATCGTAGGTTACAGGCGGGTGTACCTATGGGGCCTGGGCGGGTTCGTGCTGGCTTCCGTCATGTGTGGGTTGGCCCCAACTGCCCCCTGGCTCATCGGTTGCCGGGCTCTACAGGGACTGGCCGCCGGCATGATGATGGCCGTTCCTTTCGCAATCATCACCGCGTCGTTCCCCCCGGAGGAGCGAGGCAAGGCTTTGGGCATCAATGCCATCAGCATCTCCGCCGGTCTGGCCATTGGCCCTTCGTTGGGTAGCCTCATCACCTCGTTGCTCGGCTGGCGGTTCGTGTTCTTAGTCAACCTTCCCATTGGCATTGCCGGACTTTTTTTCGCCGCAAGGACCTTGCCGTCAATCAGAGGTGAGTCGGGCGGAATCGACTGGACAGGGGCGATTAGCGGCTCCTTGGCCCTGCTGGGCTTACTGCTCTTTGTCAACCGGGCGCAGACGGGCGACCCTTCAGTGCTCGCCTGGTGCACACTTGTCTTGGCAATCCTCGCCGGTGCGTTTTTCCTTGGCGCCGAGAAGAAAGCCCCGTCGCCCCTGCTGGACCTTGGTCTGTTTGCCAATGTCGTCTTCAGCCTGGGGCTCCTTGCCGCCCTGTTGAGCTTCATGTCCCAATATGTGCTCGTTTTCCTGACGCCCTTTTATTTGCACCGGGTCCTCTCTTTGCCGCCGAACAAAGTGGGGTTGGTGATGACGGCCTCCCCTTTGGCAGTGATGCTCATCGCTGCCTTCAGCGGGTGGCTCTCCGATCGGGTGGGCACCAGGACGCTGGCCTGCGTGGGTGCTGGGGTCTCCAGCATAGCCCTCGCCCTCATGGCACAGCTACCGGCCAATGCGCTGCCCCGTGAGGTGGCTTTGCGGCTGGCTCTGTTCGGGCTCGGAACGGGGATCTTCCAATCCCCCAACAACAGCGCGGTGATGGGCAGTGTGCCCAAGCCGCGACTGGGGACGGCATCTGGGATGTTGGCTACGATGCGCAATGTGGGGATGGTGCTGGGCGTTGCCCTTGCCGGGCTGGTGGTGTATGCCCTTGCGCCGCCGGAAGTGCTGCGCAAAGCTTCCCTGACGCCCATGGAGGCGCAGACTTTTCTGCACGCATTCCGTCACGCCCTTGCGGTGGGAAGCCTGCTCAGCGCCGGAGCCGCCGTGGTTTCTCTCGCCCGGCGCGCCCGCTAA
- a CDS encoding PAS domain-containing protein — protein MESDKERERDKLYAGVLDHLPWGVCVVDSQGRILLLNRFQERLSAVKRTEVLGRCLFDSPSVRASGLDQVVRQVLSTGTPWRGQPIEVPLQAPDGETVQAFRDEVVPLRSNDKVVGALILSIPVNEELRLWRERHQAYSHLQAVLDSLPAPVMVIDADFQIVRASSAYARLFAVESHEGLVGQRCYVVLRGRRAVCEDCPVPEARRSGKWVRAELNTPQQQGGGATVAVSALPLPGGKGETLLLAEGLAVEGRPGPELPTAQKDLLRKEIARQVAQMRVRAAYAEGVLNTIEELVAVLSTEGKVLFCNRALAASAEQSADKLVGSALSNLGGEIPWDRLETEFRKALGADNTVRGRLSWRSPDKGECHLDYEFQAQVLADGTRVVALCARDVSEMVRARARQVFQEKMDSLAQLAGRIAHEINNPLEALQNHVSLLEIEIAKGADVAGVRAELEAIQKQIRQIANVTSLLVGFTRGSPEEYAPVDLATVLRNAAAVSEITRSPADLTVETDIRPDLPKILGSESDLERCFVNILRNAAEAIVDKGVIRIAARHNPYSGQVEVEVSDTGVGIPEHILPHVFEPFFTTKKVSRQAGLGLSLCYGIVSDHGGHIEVRSQPGRGATVIVSLPAMVMEPQSIGARA, from the coding sequence GTGGAGTCAGATAAGGAGCGCGAACGCGACAAGCTTTACGCCGGGGTCCTGGACCACCTCCCCTGGGGAGTCTGCGTGGTCGACAGCCAGGGGCGCATTCTTCTGCTGAACCGCTTCCAAGAGCGCCTGTCGGCGGTGAAACGCACGGAGGTCCTGGGTCGGTGCCTGTTCGATAGCCCTTCCGTAAGGGCAAGCGGTCTGGACCAGGTGGTGCGCCAGGTGCTATCCACAGGCACTCCCTGGCGGGGGCAACCGATCGAGGTGCCTCTGCAAGCCCCTGATGGGGAGACTGTGCAGGCCTTCCGCGACGAGGTAGTTCCCCTGCGCAGCAACGACAAGGTAGTGGGCGCGCTCATCCTGAGCATCCCGGTGAACGAGGAGCTCAGGCTCTGGCGGGAACGCCACCAAGCCTATTCTCACCTGCAAGCGGTTCTGGACTCTCTGCCTGCGCCCGTCATGGTCATCGATGCTGATTTCCAGATCGTGCGGGCAAGTAGCGCCTACGCACGGCTTTTTGCCGTCGAGTCGCATGAGGGGCTTGTCGGCCAACGCTGCTACGTGGTCCTTCGGGGACGTCGCGCGGTATGTGAAGACTGCCCGGTGCCAGAAGCTCGACGCAGCGGCAAGTGGGTGCGCGCGGAGTTGAACACCCCCCAGCAGCAGGGGGGAGGTGCCACGGTCGCCGTTTCCGCGCTGCCGCTGCCCGGCGGCAAAGGCGAGACCCTGTTGCTCGCCGAGGGTCTTGCAGTTGAGGGCCGACCCGGTCCGGAGCTGCCCACCGCCCAGAAGGACCTGCTCCGCAAAGAGATCGCGCGCCAAGTCGCCCAGATGCGGGTGCGGGCGGCCTATGCCGAGGGGGTGCTCAACACCATCGAGGAGCTCGTGGCGGTCCTTTCCACCGAGGGCAAGGTGCTTTTCTGCAATCGGGCTCTTGCGGCATCGGCAGAGCAAAGCGCGGACAAGCTCGTCGGCAGCGCGTTGTCAAACCTCGGCGGGGAAATTCCTTGGGACCGTCTGGAGACGGAGTTCCGCAAAGCTTTGGGCGCGGACAACACAGTGCGCGGCAGACTGAGCTGGCGGAGTCCAGACAAAGGTGAATGCCACCTTGACTATGAGTTCCAGGCCCAGGTACTGGCAGACGGCACGCGGGTTGTCGCCTTATGCGCCCGGGATGTGAGCGAGATGGTACGTGCGCGCGCCCGGCAGGTGTTCCAGGAAAAGATGGACAGCTTAGCGCAGCTTGCAGGGCGCATCGCCCACGAAATCAACAATCCTTTGGAAGCCCTGCAGAACCATGTCAGCCTTTTGGAGATCGAAATTGCCAAGGGGGCTGATGTGGCCGGAGTGCGTGCGGAGTTGGAAGCCATCCAGAAGCAGATTCGGCAAATCGCCAATGTCACAAGCCTCCTGGTGGGGTTCACCAGAGGCTCTCCAGAAGAGTACGCACCCGTGGACCTCGCCACGGTGCTGCGCAATGCCGCCGCCGTCTCCGAGATTACGCGATCGCCGGCTGACCTCACCGTGGAGACGGACATCAGGCCGGACTTGCCCAAGATTCTGGGGAGCGAGAGCGACCTCGAACGCTGCTTCGTGAACATATTGCGGAACGCTGCCGAGGCCATCGTGGACAAGGGGGTGATACGGATCGCAGCACGTCACAATCCGTACAGCGGGCAGGTTGAGGTGGAAGTGAGCGACACGGGCGTAGGAATCCCGGAGCACATATTGCCGCATGTTTTTGAGCCCTTCTTTACCACCAAGAAGGTGAGCAGGCAGGCGGGCCTTGGGCTTTCCCTTTGCTACGGCATTGTCAGCGACCATGGCGGTCACATCGAGGTGAGGAGCCAACCTGGACGAGGGGCCACAGTGATTGTTTCCCTGCCGGCTATGGTCATGGAACCGCAGTCCATAGGAGCGCGCGCATGA
- a CDS encoding sigma-54 dependent transcriptional regulator: protein MNEKERLILVVDDEEDSLSSRLELLRNLGYGCIGVNSGHQALTVLREKKPWVILADLVMPHMSGIELLKAALEEDPDVVVVIYTGYASIDSAKKAIREGAFDYIPKPFSSDDLRIVVERALKYAELTRENSALRSQIEAGPRPDKIVGTSDAIKKILEQVRKVARTSANVMVTGESGTGKELVARAIHYYSSRAARPFVAVDCAALPENLLESELFGYERGAFTGAVTTKEGLIEIAHGGTLFLDEIAEMSYNLQGKLLRVLEELEFRRLGGKKLIGVDIRVVSATNIDPEEAVASKRLRHELYYRLCVVNIKVPPLRERAEDIPLLAYHFLREFSKSNQIEVGKISNEALLALQRYHWPGNVRELQNAIEHAVSMSTTGTLELRDLPEKVRSVGKTSYPPTPTDLPFHEAKEQVVQRFEREYLERLIRRHGGNISRAAEAAGLNRKTIYRMLEEHNLSKEAIYAGDVRGEE, encoded by the coding sequence ATGAATGAGAAGGAGCGACTGATTCTCGTCGTCGACGACGAAGAGGACTCTCTGAGCAGTCGCCTGGAGTTGTTGCGCAATCTGGGTTATGGGTGCATCGGCGTCAACAGCGGTCACCAGGCGCTCACCGTGCTCAGAGAGAAGAAACCGTGGGTCATTCTCGCCGACTTGGTCATGCCGCATATGAGTGGCATTGAGTTACTGAAGGCGGCGCTGGAGGAGGACCCGGACGTCGTGGTGGTCATCTACACGGGGTACGCTTCTATCGACAGTGCCAAGAAGGCCATCCGCGAAGGGGCGTTTGACTACATCCCCAAGCCCTTTTCCAGCGATGATCTGCGCATCGTGGTGGAACGAGCGCTGAAGTACGCCGAGTTGACCCGCGAGAACTCCGCTTTGCGCTCACAGATAGAGGCGGGGCCTCGCCCGGATAAGATTGTGGGCACCAGCGATGCCATCAAGAAGATCCTGGAGCAGGTGAGGAAGGTTGCGCGCACCAGTGCCAACGTCATGGTCACCGGCGAGTCGGGCACAGGAAAGGAGCTCGTGGCGCGCGCCATTCACTACTATAGCAGCCGGGCTGCGCGACCATTCGTGGCTGTGGACTGTGCAGCCCTGCCCGAGAATCTCCTTGAGAGCGAGCTTTTTGGGTATGAGCGCGGTGCCTTCACCGGCGCAGTGACGACGAAGGAGGGTCTGATAGAGATCGCCCACGGCGGCACTCTTTTCCTCGATGAAATTGCCGAGATGAGCTACAACCTCCAAGGGAAGCTGCTGCGCGTGCTGGAAGAGCTGGAATTCCGGCGCCTCGGCGGTAAGAAGCTCATCGGGGTGGACATCCGCGTGGTGTCGGCCACCAACATCGACCCGGAAGAAGCGGTGGCCAGCAAACGGCTTCGCCACGAGCTGTACTACCGCCTCTGCGTGGTGAACATCAAGGTGCCGCCACTTCGCGAACGGGCCGAGGACATTCCGCTCTTAGCCTACCACTTTCTGCGCGAATTCAGCAAGTCCAACCAGATTGAGGTGGGCAAGATTTCGAATGAGGCTCTTCTGGCGCTGCAGCGCTACCACTGGCCGGGCAACGTCAGAGAGCTGCAGAATGCCATTGAGCATGCCGTATCCATGTCCACCACGGGTACCTTGGAGCTGCGCGACCTGCCGGAGAAGGTCCGCTCTGTGGGGAAGACCTCCTACCCGCCGACTCCCACAGATCTGCCCTTCCACGAGGCGAAGGAGCAAGTGGTGCAGCGCTTTGAGCGTGAGTATCTGGAGCGGCTGATCCGCAGACATGGCGGTAACATCTCCCGCGCCGCAGAGGCCGCAGGGTTGAACCGCAAGACCATCTACCGCATGCTCGAGGAGCATAACCTGAGCAAGGAAGCCATCTACGCAGGGGACGTACGAGGGGAGGAGTGA
- a CDS encoding response regulator → MQTRPASRKKQIVVATVDPEIEAIFARDMADARFQVTCLRKAGDVLLRILEDKVDLLIVDLDLSGIHGIDLVPIVRRSRPRLPVVVISRDFNYQVRQMVAQEGVTYQIFKPVDMREVNEVISTARSLLA, encoded by the coding sequence ATGCAGACGAGACCAGCATCACGCAAGAAGCAGATCGTGGTGGCGACAGTTGATCCGGAAATAGAGGCGATCTTCGCGCGCGACATGGCCGACGCGCGGTTTCAGGTCACTTGCCTGCGCAAGGCGGGTGATGTGCTGCTCCGCATCCTGGAGGACAAGGTCGACTTGCTCATTGTTGACCTGGACCTGTCGGGGATACATGGCATCGACTTGGTGCCCATTGTACGGCGAAGCAGACCGCGCCTTCCCGTTGTGGTCATCTCGCGCGATTTCAACTATCAGGTCCGCCAGATGGTAGCCCAGGAGGGCGTCACCTACCAGATCTTCAAGCCGGTAGACATGCGGGAAGTGAATGAGGTCATTTCCACCGCCCGCAGCCTCCTGGCATAG
- a CDS encoding class I SAM-dependent methyltransferase encodes MGTSEQICLGLNRLFPRRKLPGRESPKSYFEADLGEAEEILSSYEPHLHLAGQTILDGGCGLGGKTLYCAQRGARYVVGLENDLYHVRYAAKFTQAKRAHHLRFMVGNLRTLPFPPDLFDVVLLNGVVEHIRRPDLQPALVECRRVLKPGGVLCALFPPWTSPSAGHVYDYIHIPWCQLFFSRATIVAALQKLNPAPRFGRLSYVEHFLELNGITIGEFKRLVSEVGYEVLAFRLKMVKGLNFMSKIPVVNKYLTSHVVAVLRKST; translated from the coding sequence GTGGGCACGAGCGAGCAGATTTGCCTTGGATTGAACCGCCTCTTTCCACGGCGCAAGCTTCCGGGCAGGGAATCGCCGAAGAGTTACTTCGAAGCCGATCTCGGTGAGGCAGAGGAAATCCTCTCGTCGTATGAGCCGCACCTCCACCTGGCGGGGCAAACTATCCTGGATGGAGGATGCGGACTCGGTGGCAAGACCCTGTACTGCGCCCAGCGCGGGGCACGATATGTCGTGGGACTCGAGAATGACCTCTACCACGTCCGGTACGCTGCAAAGTTCACGCAGGCCAAGAGAGCTCACCACCTCCGGTTCATGGTGGGAAACCTGCGCACGCTCCCCTTCCCTCCAGACTTGTTCGACGTCGTTTTGCTCAATGGCGTCGTGGAGCACATCAGGAGACCGGACCTTCAACCGGCCCTGGTGGAGTGCAGAAGGGTCCTCAAACCCGGGGGTGTGCTCTGCGCCCTCTTCCCCCCATGGACAAGCCCCAGCGCCGGTCATGTCTACGACTATATCCACATCCCTTGGTGCCAGCTCTTTTTTTCGCGCGCGACGATTGTGGCAGCGCTCCAAAAGCTGAACCCTGCACCTCGCTTCGGGAGGCTCTCGTACGTGGAGCACTTCTTGGAGCTCAACGGGATCACCATCGGTGAATTCAAACGGCTGGTAAGCGAAGTGGGCTACGAGGTGCTCGCATTTCGTCTGAAGATGGTCAAAGGCCTTAATTTCATGAGCAAGATCCCCGTGGTGAACAAGTACCTCACTTCGCATGTGGTCGCGGTGCTGCGCAAGAGCACGTAG
- a CDS encoding carboxymuconolactone decarboxylase family protein, translating into MPEHPLSVFEKLDPEVLAHVRRMDDFVFASGALPRKVKLLIAMAFDAAHGAVNGVRALATAAMQEGATPAEIAEVLRVACHLAGVGAFYTAAIALREVVE; encoded by the coding sequence ATGCCAGAACATCCGCTTTCAGTATTCGAGAAGCTCGACCCCGAGGTGCTTGCCCATGTGCGGCGCATGGACGATTTTGTCTTTGCCTCAGGCGCCCTGCCGCGCAAGGTGAAGCTCCTCATTGCCATGGCCTTCGACGCCGCGCATGGGGCAGTCAACGGCGTGCGGGCGCTGGCGACTGCGGCCATGCAGGAAGGGGCAACACCGGCAGAGATCGCCGAGGTGTTGCGCGTGGCGTGCCATCTGGCGGGAGTTGGCGCCTTCTACACCGCAGCCATCGCGCTGCGGGAGGTGGTGGAGTAG